The following DNA comes from Candidatus Cloacimonas sp..
GGTAGATAAAGGGTTAATTAACGCCTTTGCCTAAGTTGGTTAAAATCATTCCGCCTCAATGTAGTAATATATGTCAGGAAGCGGACTATGTGAGGGAAATGCCAGTTATGTAATGTTACTATTACGCATACAGGCAGTTAGGAATGACGATCCTGCAGACCTCTTATAAATGTAGGATTTGCCCTCTTTTTAAGTTTAGCCATAGATTTAGACATAGCTAAATGCCAAGGGATAATTGGAGATAAATTAAGCTACCCAAATAGAATTAGTTAAAAAGAATACGAACTTTATCTAATCCTTTCCAAATTCTCTTTAGCGGAGGGATCTACTTGGTAAACATATTCACTTTTCTCGCAGGGAAAATCCGAGCATTCAGCACAACTTTTGTATTCTTTTTCGATTGCACATAAACGAATGGGACACAATCCACACCAGGAGAATTTTGCTCCTTCGCTCATACAACCATCACAGTTAATATCTTCAGGATGAATTTCACCTTGATAATGTTCGCTCCAACGCTTTGCGATATCCACTTTTTTGGCTTCGTCAGCATTCTGAGTGGCAATGTATGCTTCACATTGGAAACAATCAACTCCGCAGGCAGAAATTACTTTACTCATTTTTACTCCTTTTTAGGTTATCAAAAACCGTTCTCTTTTAAATGGAAATTCTCTTTTTTGCTACAAAAAAAACCTTTAGGTCTGATGGCTTATTCATTTCTTTTGCAGCATTCAAAATAGAATTAGATTTCTTTTATTTGAGAAAGCCAAATCTTGTCAATAATTTATTCTACGCTCCTTTACACTCCAAGAAATAAAGCAGTTGAGAAATCTATTGACAGAAATGTTATATGGGAAATAATATGCTACCATAGAAGTTTGTGCTTGTTTTGTTATCTTTACCAGAAATGAATTTGAGCAGGGATTATGAATATTTTATCGAGGTATGAACCAATTCTGGTAGTGGACATAGGTAATACGAATATTGTATGTGCCATATACCGGCAAGGTAAATCCGTGTGGACGGTGCGTCTAAAATCCTGTCAGGATAGAACTTCTGATGAGTATTATGTTTTACTGAGCGAGCTAATGGCTTCCTCATCCTCTTCTGAAGATATTATTCCCACTCTGAAAGATATTCGTTATATTGCATTAGGAAGCGTAGTGCCTGAATTAACGCGTGTTTGGAAACATTTATTCGGGAAATACTTCAGTGCAGAGGTCTATGAAATAAATGCGCTAAGCCCCTTGGGAATTAGTTTTAGAGTGGATAATCCGTCTTTTATAGGAGCGGATTTAATAGCCAATGCTTACGCTGCCTGGCAAAAATATGAAAAATCTTGCCTCATAATAGATTTGGGAACAGCCACCACTATTGAGCTGATTAGCGATATCGGAATGTTTGAAGGTGCAGTGATAGCTCCCGGAATGAAAACCGCTGCCGAAAATTTGTTCAGTAAAGCAGCTCAACTGTATGAAATTGAACTTGTTCCTCCTTCCGCTTTATTGGGTATAAATACAAGCGAGGCAATGCTTTCAGGAATTGTAAACGGTCATTCTTTTATGCTAACTGCTTTTATTGCTAAAATCAAAGAACAGTATCCAGTGCTAAAACCCATTCAAACAGTGCTTACCGGTGGTATGGCTTCTTTAGTAAATCCTTTTGTCCAAGGTGTAGATGTGATCGATAAAGGGCTTACTCTGGATGGATTTTATCTGGCTTTGGGCAAGATATTAAATTACCAGCAGTAATTTATGCTGAGAAAGCTTTTCCTCTTTCTATTTATCTTATCAATAATTACGCTGCAAGCAATTGATAACGAGCCCGGAACTGATCATCCCGTAGATCCGGAACAGACGGAGCATAAAGGTTTCTTCCCCGGAAATCCATTTCGGCAAAAGCCGGAAATGCAACAAACGCTTGATCCTGAAACAGAAAAAGCGATGTATCCAAAATTGTATATAACTGGCTACAATCCCGTAATAAACAACCGCATCGAAATTTACAAAATCTATAACGGTATGAATTACTTCAAATTAAAGCCCTGGGATATAACCGCTTTTGCACCCGATTATAAAGAAAAAATACTCTTTGCTGATAATAAAGTAATCCTTAGCGTGCAGGTTGACAACTATAAAATTACTCCCGATGTAATTATCAGCTTTGACAAATACTTTGCTAATCTGCAAAAGAAGGCATTTCACAAGTCGCTTTTAACCAATCTGAAAACACAATCTCAAGAAACACAGACAGTTAGCAGTGGTTTATTTAAAGATCTCACTTTGCTGCCAGATATTGCCATGCCAAAAGCTATGCAAAAAGTGCTGGGTTCATCTGCTGGACGCCTAAATTTGGATGGAACACAGAAACTTACGCT
Coding sequences within:
- a CDS encoding DUF3795 domain-containing protein, with translation MSKVISACGVDCFQCEAYIATQNADEAKKVDIAKRWSEHYQGEIHPEDINCDGCMSEGAKFSWCGLCPIRLCAIEKEYKSCAECSDFPCEKSEYVYQVDPSAKENLERIR
- a CDS encoding type III pantothenate kinase, translating into MNILSRYEPILVVDIGNTNIVCAIYRQGKSVWTVRLKSCQDRTSDEYYVLLSELMASSSSSEDIIPTLKDIRYIALGSVVPELTRVWKHLFGKYFSAEVYEINALSPLGISFRVDNPSFIGADLIANAYAAWQKYEKSCLIIDLGTATTIELISDIGMFEGAVIAPGMKTAAENLFSKAAQLYEIELVPPSALLGINTSEAMLSGIVNGHSFMLTAFIAKIKEQYPVLKPIQTVLTGGMASLVNPFVQGVDVIDKGLTLDGFYLALGKILNYQQ